From the genome of Arvicola amphibius chromosome 9, mArvAmp1.2, whole genome shotgun sequence, one region includes:
- the LOC119822820 gene encoding transcription initiation factor TFIID subunit 8 isoform X1: MADAAAGPGGSGTRPGSKQSTNPADNYHLARRRTLQVVVSSLLTEAGFESAEKASVETLTEMLQSYISEIGRSAKSYCEHTARTQPTLSDIVVTLVEMGFNVDTLPAYAKRSQRMVITAPPVTNQPVTPKALTAGQNRPHPPHIPSHFPEFPDPHTYIKTPTYREPVSDYQVLREKAASQRRDVERALTRFMAKTGETQSLFKDDVSTFPLIAARPFTIPYLTALLPSELEIQQMEETDSSEQDEQTDTENIALHISTDGPGAEKENASVLQQNSSLSGSRNGEESIIDNPYLRPVKKPKIRRKKSLS, translated from the coding sequence ATGGCCGATGCGGCGGCCGGGCCTGGTGGCTCTGGAACGAGACCAGGAAGTAAGCAGTCCACTAACCCTGCTGATAACTACCACCTGGCTCGGAGGAGGACTctgcaagtggttgtgagctcctTGCTGACTGAGGCAGGATTTGAGAGCGCCGAGAAAGCATCTGTGGAAACACTGACAGAGATGCTGCAGAGCTACATCTCAGAAATCGGGAGGAGTGCCAAGTCTTACTGCGAGCACACAGCCAGGACTCAGCCCACACTGTCGGATATCGTGGTCACACTGGTTGAAATGGGGTTCAATGTGGACACTCTTCCTGCTTATGCAAAACGGTCTCAGAGGATGGTCATCACTGCACCTCCGGTGACCAATCAGCCAGTGACACCCAAGGCCCTCACTGCAGGGCAAAACCGACCCCACCCACCACACATCCCCAGCCATTTTCCTGAGTTTCCGGATCCCCACACCTACATCAAAACTCCAACATACCGTGAACCGGTGTCTGACTACCAGGTCCTGCGAGAGAAGGCTGCATCTCAGAGGCGAGACGTGGAGCGAGCCCTCACCCGGTTCATGGCCAAGACGGGCGAGACCCAGAGTCTTTTCAAGGATGACGTCAGCACTTTCCCCTTGATTGCTGCCAGACCTTTCACCATCCCCTACCTCACAGCCTTGCTTCCCTCTGAGCTGGAGATCCAGCAGATGGAAGAGACAGACTCCTCGGAACAGGatgagcagacagacacagagaacatcGCTCTTCATATCAGCACGGATGGCCCCGGAGCTGAGAAGGAAAACGCTTCTGTCCTGCAGCAGAACTCCTCCTTGTCTGGCAGCCGGAATGGGGAGGAGAGCATCATCGATAACCCGTATCTGCGCCCTGTGAAGAAACCCAAGATCCGCAGGAAGAAGTCCCTCTCGTGA
- the LOC119822820 gene encoding transcription initiation factor TFIID subunit 8 isoform X2 — MADAAAGPGGSGTRPGSKQSTNPADNYHLARRRTLQVVVSSLLTEAGFESAEKASVETLTEMLQSYISEIGRSAKSYCEHTARTQPTLSDIVVTLVEMGFNVDTLPAYAKRSQRMVITAPPVTNQPVTPKALTAGQNRPHPPHIPSHFPEFPDPHTYIKTPTYREPVSDYQVLREKAASQRRDVERALTRFMAKTGETQSLFKDDVSTFPLIAARPFTIPYLTALLPSELEIQQMEETDSSEQDEQTDTENIALHISTQNSSLSGSRNGEESIIDNPYLRPVKKPKIRRKKSLS, encoded by the exons ATGGCCGATGCGGCGGCCGGGCCTGGTGGCTCTGGAACGAGACCAGGAAGTAAGCAGTCCACTAACCCTGCTGATAACTACCACCTGGCTCGGAGGAGGACTctgcaagtggttgtgagctcctTGCTGACTGAGGCAGGATTTGAGAGCGCCGAGAAAGCATCTGTGGAAACACTGACAGAGATGCTGCAGAGCTACATCTCAGAAATCGGGAGGAGTGCCAAGTCTTACTGCGAGCACACAGCCAGGACTCAGCCCACACTGTCGGATATCGTGGTCACACTGGTTGAAATGGGGTTCAATGTGGACACTCTTCCTGCTTATGCAAAACGGTCTCAGAGGATGGTCATCACTGCACCTCCGGTGACCAATCAGCCAGTGACACCCAAGGCCCTCACTGCAGGGCAAAACCGACCCCACCCACCACACATCCCCAGCCATTTTCCTGAGTTTCCGGATCCCCACACCTACATCAAAACTCCAACATACCGTGAACCGGTGTCTGACTACCAGGTCCTGCGAGAGAAGGCTGCATCTCAGAGGCGAGACGTGGAGCGAGCCCTCACCCGGTTCATGGCCAAGACGGGCGAGACCCAGAGTCTTTTCAAGGATGACGTCAGCACTTTCCCCTTGATTGCTGCCAGACCTTTCACCATCCCCTACCTCACAGCCTTGCTTCCCTCTGAGCTGGAGATCCAGCAGATGGAAGAGACAGACTCCTCGGAACAGGatgagcagacagacacagagaacatcGCTCTTCATATCAGCACG CAGAACTCCTCCTTGTCTGGCAGCCGGAATGGGGAGGAGAGCATCATCGATAACCCGTATCTGCGCCCTGTGAAGAAACCCAAGATCCGCAGGAAGAAGTCCCTCTCGTGA
- the LOC119822820 gene encoding transcription initiation factor TFIID subunit 8 isoform X3 codes for MADAAAGPGGSGTRPGSKQSTNPADNYHLARRRTLQVVVSSLLTEAGFESAEKASVETLTEMLQSYISEIGRSAKSYCEHTARTQPTLSDIVVTLVEMGFNVDTLPAYAKRSQRMVITAPPVTNQPVTPKALTAGQNRPHPPHIPSHFPEFPDPHTYIKTPTYREPVSDYQVLREKAASQRRDVERALTRFMAKTGETQSLFKDDVSTFPLIAARPFTIPYLTALLPSELEIQQMEETDSSEQDEQTDTENIALHISTNSSLSGSRNGEESIIDNPYLRPVKKPKIRRKKSLS; via the exons ATGGCCGATGCGGCGGCCGGGCCTGGTGGCTCTGGAACGAGACCAGGAAGTAAGCAGTCCACTAACCCTGCTGATAACTACCACCTGGCTCGGAGGAGGACTctgcaagtggttgtgagctcctTGCTGACTGAGGCAGGATTTGAGAGCGCCGAGAAAGCATCTGTGGAAACACTGACAGAGATGCTGCAGAGCTACATCTCAGAAATCGGGAGGAGTGCCAAGTCTTACTGCGAGCACACAGCCAGGACTCAGCCCACACTGTCGGATATCGTGGTCACACTGGTTGAAATGGGGTTCAATGTGGACACTCTTCCTGCTTATGCAAAACGGTCTCAGAGGATGGTCATCACTGCACCTCCGGTGACCAATCAGCCAGTGACACCCAAGGCCCTCACTGCAGGGCAAAACCGACCCCACCCACCACACATCCCCAGCCATTTTCCTGAGTTTCCGGATCCCCACACCTACATCAAAACTCCAACATACCGTGAACCGGTGTCTGACTACCAGGTCCTGCGAGAGAAGGCTGCATCTCAGAGGCGAGACGTGGAGCGAGCCCTCACCCGGTTCATGGCCAAGACGGGCGAGACCCAGAGTCTTTTCAAGGATGACGTCAGCACTTTCCCCTTGATTGCTGCCAGACCTTTCACCATCCCCTACCTCACAGCCTTGCTTCCCTCTGAGCTGGAGATCCAGCAGATGGAAGAGACAGACTCCTCGGAACAGGatgagcagacagacacagagaacatcGCTCTTCATATCAGCACG AACTCCTCCTTGTCTGGCAGCCGGAATGGGGAGGAGAGCATCATCGATAACCCGTATCTGCGCCCTGTGAAGAAACCCAAGATCCGCAGGAAGAAGTCCCTCTCGTGA